The following proteins are co-located in the Mus pahari chromosome 14, PAHARI_EIJ_v1.1, whole genome shotgun sequence genome:
- the Zfp3 gene encoding zinc finger protein 3 homolog, with the protein MGTEKKGVLPKEETSEDSEPHGPTVEKLAQEVCHGHEFGKASEEDISEGHLRESSKEIIGQMFPQERDFASGLLIFKESSSGEKDRKTSESLRGFSCNPSVLMCHGGATTERASACAASGHNFLGSIELTKAQETPVGEKPHTCKECGKAFNQNSHLIQHMRVHSGEKPFECKECGKTFGTNSSLRRHQRIHAGEKPFACTECGKAFIQSSHLIHHHRIHTGERPYKCEECGKAFSQNSALILHQRIHTGEKPYECNECGKTFRVSSQLIQHQRIHTEERYHECSECGKAFKHSSGLIRHQKIHTGEKPYLCNECGKGFGQSSELIRHQRIHTGDKPYECSECGKTFGQNSEIIRHIRIHTGEKPYVCKECGKAFRGNSELLRHERIHTGEKPYECFECGKAFRRTSHLIVHQRIHTGEKPHQCNECARTFWDSAELLLHQRIHIGEKPYECGECEKTFSQHSQLTIHQRIHTGEKPYECQECQKAFSRSSHLLRHQSVHCSE; encoded by the coding sequence ATGGGGACTGAGAAAAAGGGGGTGCTTCCCAAGGAAGAAACTTCTGAAGACTCTGAGCCACATGGGCCAACAGTAGAAAAGCTTGCACAGGAGGTTTGCCACGGCCATGAGTTTGGAAAAGCAAGCGAGGAAGACATATCAGAGGGACATTTGAGAGAGTCCTCGAAAGAGATCATAGGACAGATGTTCCCTCAGGAGAGAGACTTTGCATCCGGGTTACTCATCTTCAAGGAGTCCTCCTCAGGTGAGAAAGACCGGAAAACCAGTGAGAGCCTGAGAGGCTTCAGCTGTAACCCGAGTGTACTGATGTGCCATGGAGGCGCTACGACTGAGAGGGCCAGCGCATGTGCTGCCTCTGGCCACAACTTTCTGGGGAGTATAGAGCTTACTAAAGCGCAGGAGACTCCTGTGGGAGAGAAACCTCACACGTGTAAAGAGTGCGGGAAAGCTTTTAATCAGAACTCACACCTCATCCAGCATATGAGAGTCCATAGCGGAGAAAAACCCTTCGAATGCAAAGAGTGTGGAAAGACCTTTGGGACCAACTCCAGCCTTCGAAGGCACCAGAGAATTCATGCCGGAGAGAAACCCTTTGCTTGCACTGAGTGTGGTAAGGCCTTCATtcagagctcacatctgatccacCATCACAGAATCCATACTGGAGAAAGGCCTTACAAATGTGaagagtgtgggaaagccttcagtcAGAACTCAGCCCTTATTCTGCATCAGAGaatccacactggagagaaaccctatgagtgTAATGAGTGTGGGAAGACCTTCCGGGTTAGCTCACAGCTCATCCAGCATCAGAGAATCCACACAGAGGAGAGGTACCACGAGTGCAGCGAGTGCGGCAAAGCCTTCAAGCACAGCTCTGGCCTCATCAGACACCAGAAAATCCACACGGGAGAAAAACCCTATCTGTGTAACGAATGCGGGAAAGGCTTTGGTCAGAGTTCGGAGCTTATCCGCCATCAAAGAATCCACACGGGGGACAAGCCCTATGAGTGCAGTGAATGCGGGAAAACTTTTGGCCAGAACTCAGAAATTATTAGACATATCAGAATTCATACCGGGGAGAAGCCCTATGTGTGCAAAgaatgtgggaaggccttcagGGGTAACTCGGAGCTCCTGAGACACGAGAGGATTCACACTGGGGAGAAACCCTATGAGTGCTTTGAGTGTGGGAAGGCTTTCAGGCGGACCTCTCATCTGATTGTCCACCAGAGGAtccacactggggagaagccCCACCAGTGTAATGAGTGCGCAAGAACCTTCTGGGACAGTGCTGAGCTGCTGCTCCACCAGAGAATCCATATTGGAGAGAAGCCGTATGAGTGTGGTGAATGCGAGAAGACGTTCAGCCAGCACTCCCAGCTCACCATCCACCAGAGAATTCACACCGGAGAAAAGCCATATGAGTGTCAGGAGTGTCAGAAGGCCTTCAGTCGGAGTTCCCACCTCCTCCGGCACCAGAGCGTCCACTGTAGTGAGTGA